The genomic DNA ACAGCCATACCCTGGGGATGCCACGGTCGGGATGTGGGGACGGCTGGGACAAGGGGACAGGCGTGCACAGGGATGTAGGGATGactgggacacggggacggctGGGACACGTGGACAGCTGCACCCCAGGGTGTGGGGACAGCCACATTTGGGGACCTCGGGGTgactgggacacggggacagccaTGCTTGGGGACACCGGGACAGCCGTGTTCCGGGATGCTGtgcatggggacgtggggacaactgggacacggggacatcgcCACTCCctgctccctctgtccccaggctTTGCGGTGGCTCTCGTCCAGTCCCCGCTCACCCCGGCCACCCAGGCGGCCCCGCGGGACGATGAACGTGCTGGCTCCGGTCCGCAGGGACAGGGTCATCGCCGACCTGCCCCCGGTGAGCaggcaggggggacacacaccggtCCGGGGGTGGCCTCGCCGAGCCCCGTGCTCACACCGGTGTCCCCTCTTTGTCCCCCCACCAGTGTTTTCGGAAGGAGGCCGCCCTGCACGCCCGCCCTGCCTTCCACCCCACGGTGGCCAGCGCTTGCCAGGAGCAGCGGACGGGCACCGTGGGGTGAGTCCGGGCGGTGATTTGGGGACCTCAGGGTTGGGGGGATGAAGGTGACGAGGGTCCCACGGCCCCACCGGccccgggtgggggtcccccggcGCGGGCGCCGCGTggctgccggcgctgcccgtGTGCCGAGCCCTGCGTCACGGCGCAGGAATGCAGcgcggggggaaggcgggggtCCGGGCTGCGGCTGGCGGTGGGGTGGGAGAGACGGGCTGCAGGGCGCTGCTGGACACGGGGTGGTgggtgggcggggggggctgcggggtgacAGCCCCACACACCGCCACCCCACGAACCCCCCTGCCCGTGGGGctggccgggggaggggggcagacggggagccccccccagccccgttgAGCGGCCGTgcgtccccctgccctgcaggttCAAGATCTCCAAGATCATCGTGGTGGGGGACCTCTCGGTGGGGAAGACCTGCCTGATCAACCGGTAAcaggaacacccccccccccggagagATTCTtgggggcgggtggggggcaaGGGAAgagacactccccccccccccccaaaaagggcagCAGCaccttgggctgagctgggctcCAGCTGGACTCTGGTGCTGGGCATCTCCCCATCTCCTGGCGTGGGGGGCGCTGAGCCCCCAGGggtggggtctggggggggggggcagtctGGGGGCTGCTGACACCCatctgttccccccccccagcttttgcaAAGACACCTTCGATAAGAACTACAAGGCGACCATCGGGGTGGATTTCGAGATGGAGCGGTTCgaggtgctgggggtgccctTCAGCCTGCAGCTGTGAGTAGGTGACAGtgtcccccccgctgccccctgcgCACCCCTGCGgcccccccgcctcacctcccgtacccccccccccctccttcaaGGTGGGACACGGCCGGCCAGGAGCGCTTCAAGTGCATCGCCTCCACCTACTACCGGGGAGCGCAAGGTGAGGTCCCCACCATGTCCCACCACACCGCGGGGACACACcgtctgtccccgtccccatctcactcctcctttccccccctccccagccatcGTCATCGTCTTCGACGTCAACGACGTGGCATCCCTGGAGCACACGCGGTAGGTGACACGTGGCCAAGGGCCTCGGGTGGGACTGGGGacaagggcggggggggtggtggggctggatGGAGAGGTGGGAGCCGGGCAGGAGGACACGTGGCTGCTGGCGACGCTGCGGTGCGCGAGCAAGAGGGCAGCGCTCGGCCACCGGCCGGTGACAGTGGCCCCCGCAGGCAGTGGCTGGCTGATGCCCTGAAGGAGAACGACCCATCCAACGTCATCCTCTTCTTGGTGGGCTCCAAGAAGGACCTGAGCGTGAGTGTGTCCCCCCTTCCCATGGGCTCCCTGTGCCCCGGTTGGGGGGGGTCGTCCCCGCCACCCGCCCACCCCCCCGGCTCGGTTGGCAGACGCCGGCGCAGTACAGCCTGATGGAGAAGGATGCTCTGAAGGTGGCCCAGGAGATGCAGGCGGAGTATTGGGCTGTCTCCTCGCTCACCGGTGGGTCCCTGGccgggtgggggggcggggggaggaatgCGGACCCCCACTGTCCGTCTGGCTGAGGGGACGCTGAGGGGGTGTCGTCCCGCGGGGCAGGGGAGAACGTGCGGGATTTCTTCTTCCGCGTGGCGGCACTGACCTTCGAGAGCAGCGTGCTGGCCGAGCTGGAGCGCAGCAGCGCCCGCAAGATCGGCGACACCGTGCGTGAGTacccccggccggccccgcgcGGGTGCCCCCCAACCTTACCCCCCGCCTCTaccctcccccccctcccacccctctgtccccccaggCATCAGCAGCAACGAGAGCGACCTGTACCTGTCGGCACCCCGCAAGAAACCCAAGTGCTGCCAGTGAGGCCCCCCCCGGCTGCGCTCACACCTCTGGACCAAAGAGGGGTGGCCCCGGCCGGCCCCGAGGagctgcccccggcccccccggcccccccacctGCCCAGGCACCCACagccggggcgggcaggagcgCCCGTGCGGCTGCCTTAGCTATGCAAACCCAGGTACCGCTTGCAGGGGGAGATGCCCCCGGGCTCCCGTTTTtcttaataaaactttttttatgctttttaagaAAAGCGTGAGGCTGGGGGGTCAGGGATGGCtgcggctccccctgccccccaagcaGCCCCCCAGGCTTGCGGGCcggcaggaggatggagccatGGGAGGGGTGAGCGTCTTGGCTAGGGTGAAAGCCAAACTGGGTGGGGGATGCCCCGGGGCATCCCTGCCCCGAAGAGCTGGCAGCCCTGCGCCccgcgggggggacacggtgtgtgtgtgggggggtggcagccccATGTCAGTCCCAGCCGAACTGGTGGCGGTCGAAGCggggctgcaggatggggggGACGCAGTGGGCACACTTGTAGCGCTCCCGGATCCACCGCCCGCCCTCGCTGTCCTCGATGCAGATGGCGGCAACACCTGCGGGACAAGGCCGGGGGGACGCTCAGCGACCAACCGCCGCGGGGTACGGGGACAACGCTCCCACTGCAGCCACGGgtgcaccccggggtgcccctgTACCCCCCCTCCTACCTGCCACGACCCCCCCCAGCCGCTCCACCAGCTGGATGGCCGCTCGCATGGTGCCCCCGGTTTCCACCCACTGGTCCACCAGGAGGATGCGCAGacctgggagggggcagaggctGCGGCTGAGTGCCCGCTGCCCGCGGTGGCagcgcaccccccacccccccaccccccaccccccccccgttAATGGGGGCACCCCGCTGTCTCACCCGGCGAGATGGCATCAGTGCGGACCTCCATCACCTTCTCTCGGCCCGAGTAGTCGGTGTAGGGCTGCGCCAGCGTCTGCACGCAGAGGTGCCCGGCTTTGCGGATGGCCAGGAAGCCTTTCTGCagcacggcggcggcggcagcgcctgGAGGCGGGCACGGCACCGTCAGGTCCCCCGGGGGATGAGGGATGGCTACCCTGGGCTCACCCACATCCCCGCTCACCCAGGATGAAGCCCATGGCGTCGATACCGGCCACCATGTCGATGGGGTCTCCCTGGAAGGGCTGCAGCAGGTCGCCCACGCAGTCCTGCAGGCCCTGGGGAGAGAGCGGAGGTGCTGGGTGCCTGCAGCCCATCGTggccacctgcagcccgtgggcCGGTGCCCGTGGGCACGGTCGGGTGCCCTGAGGGCCCCGCAGAGCTGCAGCCCACCCGGCCACCCCTGCGGGTGCCCTCCAGCCCCGGGCGCTGTGTACTTGCGGGTGGCAGTAGAGCCGGGAGGGGTCCAGCCAGGCGTAGTTGCGACCCTTGACGTTGGGGGCCATCAGCGCCAGGTACCAGCCCTTCTCTCGGGTGGTGGGGACATGGCACAGGTCCATGCGCGGGGACCACCGGCGCTGCGAGCACTGAGCATGTAACTGGGGTGAGATTCCCCACCTGCAGGGCTCCCCGCGGCTCGAtgcccccccaccttccccatccGCCCCCCACTCCCGAGGTGGGCACCCTGGGATCCCAGCGCGCCCGGGTCGGCTCCGTACCTGGGTGCCGGCGGCGAGGCTGAGCCGAGCGGGACCGTCACGGGGAGCGTCACAGACAGCAACAGCTGAGAGGGGGCAGCCACCGCGGCGCTGGGCCCCCGCCAGCACCCTCGGCCAGCCGGGACCTGGGCTGGTGCCAGGCGGGGACGGCAATGTGTCCCCACCAGGCTCTGCTGTCCCAGCCAAGCGGTTGCGTGGTGGGGAGCACCGGGGCTGGGGCGTCCCCAGCACCCAGCCGCCTGCACCAGCGGTGCCTGGGAGCGGTGCGGGCGGCACGGTGCCCTTGGCACCCTGTGGATGGAAGGGTCAGCAAGGCAGGGTGATGCTCAGGGGGCAACCCCGTGGTCTTTGGGGTCTTGGGCAGCGCAAAGGAACTTCTGAAGCCACGCATGTCCCCGTTGGAGTGTCCAGGCACTGTCCTGCCCTGCTgagtgctggctccttggccacccAGTGTACCGGAGCCGTGTCCAGATTGCCAATGGGCTTCGTGGCCGGGGAGCCAGCCAAGGGGGCGAGCCCTGGCAGCcgcgctgggagctgccaggcgCCTGTGggctgccagccccggctggGCACGGAGCACTGGGGCTGCCCCTGTGAAAGGCACCGCGGGGCATCCATGGAAAGGGGACATGGGGCCACAGCAGTGGGAGAGGGATATGGGGCCAGAGCCATGGTATGGGGACATAAGGCCACAGGGAGCATCCATGGGATGGGGCACGAGGCCACAGGCAGCATCTCTAGGATGGgacatggggctgcaggcagcatctGTGGGATGGGGACACATGATGGGCAGGGAGCGTccgtgggaagggagagggggctgcagggagcacccgtgggatgggacatggggctgcagagagcacccgtgggatggggacatggggcagcaGGGAGCATCCATGGGATGGGGGCACGGGGCAGCAGGGAGCATCCATAGGATAGGGCACGGGGCTGTAGGGAGcatccatgggatggggacacggggctgcagggagcatccaTGGGCCGGgatgtggggctgcagggagcatccatgggatggggacacggggctgcagggagcatctATGGGCCGGgatgtggggctgcagggagcatccatgggatgggacacggggctgcagggagcatccaTGGGCCGGgatgtggggctgcagggagcatccatgggatgggacacggggctgcagggagcatccaTGGGCCGGgatgtggggctgcagggagcatccatgggatgggacacggggctgcagggagcatccaTGGGCCGGgatgtggggctgcagggagcatccaTGCGATGGGACACGGGGCTGTAGGGAGCATCCATGGGATGGGACACAGGGCTGTAGGGAGCATCCATGGGATGGGacatggggctgcagggagcatccatgggatgggacacggggctgcagggagcatccaTGGGCCGGgatgtggggctgcagggagcatccatgggatgggacacggggctgcagggagcatccaTGGGCCGGgatgtggggctgcagggagcatccatgggacggggacacggggctgcagggagcatcctTGTCCCGTCGGGGTCcgctcggggccggggccggggccgtggggGGGCCGGCGCGTCACGGGGCGGGCGCGTTGGTGCCGGCTCGTTACCGGCCCCGGCACATCACCCCACCGGCTGCCACAGCAACGGGGCCCGGCCCCACCGGGAGGGGTAACCCCTTCCCCGCGGGCTGCGGGgcccggggggagcggcggcggctgcggggagcggcTCCAGCAGCCCGGGCTCGGCGGGACCCTCCGCACGGGGCCGTGCCGAgcccccccgccggggcgggaTGCGCGGGGCTATAAGGCGGCCTCACGGCGGCGGGTTGCGCGGTGCCATGTGCgccccggggctgctctgccgcctccttctcctcctcctcctcctcctgctggcagcCGCCCCCGGAGCGGCCCCTGGCACCGGAGCGGCCCCGCCGGGACGACCCCGTGCCCGCCGTGGGCTCACCTACCCCGGGACGCTGTGGTGCGGTGCGGGCAGCAATGCGGATGCCTACGAGCAGCTGGGTAAGGGCGGCCGGGCCGCTGCTACCTGTacccccttcccatcccttcccttcctttcccaacCCATCCTATCCTTTCCTaacccttcccatcccatcctttcccaccccatcctttcctatcccttcccttcccatcccatcctttCCCATCCTACCCTTTCCCATcacttcccttcccatcccatatCCTTTcctatcccttcccttcccatcccatcctttCCCATCCTACCCTTTCCCATcacttcccttcccatcccatatCCTTTcctatcccttcccttcccaaccCATCCTTTCCCACCCCATCCTTTCCTATCCCTTCCCAACCCATCCTTTCCCATCCCATCCTTTCCCATTCTATCCCTTcctatcccttcccttcccaaccCATCCTTTCCCATCCTATCCAATTCTTTcctatcccttcccttcccatcctttcTCATCCCTTCCTTTTCTATCCCATCccatctttcctttcccttccctccccttcccatcccatccccagtcCTGTGCTGCTTCACCctgtcccagtccccatcccagtgctgagTCAATCCCCATCAATCCTAgtccagtcccatcccagtgctggtccactcctgtccccgtccccgtggctAGTTCAGTCGCTGTTGGTCCCAGTCCAGACCCCACCCCAGTGCTggtccagccccagcccaccGGTTCACCTCTGTCTAGTGCCCATCGCAGGGCTGGTCCACCCTGGTCCCCACACTGGTCCCCTCATTGTCCCCACCCTGGTGCTGGTCCAGTCCTGATTCactctgtccccagcctggtCCCTGGCCCATCCTGCTCCCATTCTGCTCCCCATCGCGGTGCTGGTCCAACCTAGTGCACTATCCTGATCCCACTCCCTGTCCTGATCCCATCCTAGTCCCTCTCTTGGTCCTGGTCCAACCTAGTGCGCTATCCTGATCCCAGTCCCTGTCCTGATCCCATCCTAGTCCCTCTCTTGGTCCTGGTCCCCATCCTGATCCCAGTCTCATCCCCACTGGTGCAgccccagtccccatcccagtgccagcCTTGTCCAAGTGCCGCTccagtcccagcccctgcccatccCAGCCTGATCCCGGTCCTGTATCAGTCCGATCTAGTTCGGATCCCAGTCCTAGCCCAGTTCAGCCCTGACCCCAACCCCATCTAGCCCCAGCGGagcccgcagccctgcctgcatcccgTCCCTTCCCTGCAGGGGAACACCGGGACACGGACCGGTGCTGCCGGGACCATGACCACTGCCAGCATGTCATCCACCCCTTCACCGCCCGCTACGGGTACCGCAACCTGCGCTGGCACACCATCAGCCACTGCGACTGCGACCGCCGGTGAGCAGCCCTGTGCCCAGccgtgccccacagcatccctccatgccggggcggggggcaggatTTCCCTGGCCCCTCcgtcccccctcaccccccggcTGTGCCCCGTGGCAGGTTGAAGGAGTGCCTGCGGCGGGTGAACGACACGGCCTCGCGGGTGGTGGGACAGGCCTTCTTCAACGTCATCCAGGTGCCCTGCTTCGAGTTCGCCTACAAGGAGGAGTGCGTGGAGCCCTACCTCTACGTCTGGTGAGTGTCCCCCCCACCGCGGGGACTGTCACCCTCCCACCCAGGGCTCGCCTcaaccccccccgcctcctcgcTCTCTGCAGGTGCAAGGCATACAACACGGTGGCCATCGCGGTGCCCAGGGAGCCGGTGCTGTATGAATTCGGTGGGGAGCTGATCGACCGGGCAGCGAGGCCCGGGGGGGTCCCTCTGAGCCCCCCGTGGAGCAGCACGGGCGGAGGAGCCGTCCCCGCAGACCATCGCGCCCGGCCCAAGGCAGccaagaaagagaggaaggggaagaagaaagacaagaaaaagaaggggaaaggtcTGAAAAAGAAAGACCCTTCCGAAAATGGGGAGCTCAGCCATCCCGCAGCCGCTCTCTCCGTGGGGCAGGACCCACGGGCCCCACTGCCGGACTTGGGCGAAACGGCCAACGCCGTCCTGAGCGACGCCCTGGCGCGGGAGAGCTTGGGTGGGGAGCCATCCctggcccccccatccccggtCCCCACCGCCAgcgggaagaggaggaggaaggagaggaacagaaaGAAGAGGCGGAAAAGCCAAGCTGAGGCCGAGCCTGGACGAGAGCTGCGGCCATGACTCCCCCCCGCACGGGTCTCGGCTGCGTAATAAAGTTGGTGGCTGGAGCAGATGGCGCAGCCTCAGCCCCGTCTCtctctgtggggaggagggatcgcaccgggggggggggggggggaggagggggggcagcTTCCAGGAGAAATCCCAGGGATGATCCCACTTGCAGGGCTGCGGGAGGGGAACACCTGGAGGCGGGTGGGTATCGAGCGGGTCTGAGCTGTTCCTCACCGCTCCCACCGTCTCGTGTCACCTTCCTGGGCACGGGGGACAGCGA from Chroicocephalus ridibundus chromosome 7, bChrRid1.1, whole genome shotgun sequence includes the following:
- the RAB34 gene encoding ras-related protein Rab-34 isoform X1, producing the protein MLCMGTWGQLGHGDIATPCSLCPQALRWLSSSPRSPRPPRRPRGTMNVLAPVRRDRVIADLPPCFRKEAALHARPAFHPTVASACQEQRTGTVGFKISKIIVVGDLSVGKTCLINRFCKDTFDKNYKATIGVDFEMERFEVLGVPFSLQLWDTAGQERFKCIASTYYRGAQAIVIVFDVNDVASLEHTRQWLADALKENDPSNVILFLVGSKKDLSTPAQYSLMEKDALKVAQEMQAEYWAVSSLTGENVRDFFFRVAALTFESSVLAELERSSARKIGDTVRISSNESDLYLSAPRKKPKCCQ
- the RAB34 gene encoding ras-related protein Rab-34 isoform X2; amino-acid sequence: MNVLAPVRRDRVIADLPPCFRKEAALHARPAFHPTVASACQEQRTGTVGFKISKIIVVGDLSVGKTCLINRFCKDTFDKNYKATIGVDFEMERFEVLGVPFSLQLWDTAGQERFKCIASTYYRGAQAIVIVFDVNDVASLEHTRQWLADALKENDPSNVILFLVGSKKDLSTPAQYSLMEKDALKVAQEMQAEYWAVSSLTGENVRDFFFRVAALTFESSVLAELERSSARKIGDTVRISSNESDLYLSAPRKKPKCCQ
- the LOC134518404 gene encoding adenine phosphoribosyltransferase-like isoform X2, whose amino-acid sequence is MDLCHVPTTREKGWYLALMAPNVKGRNYAWLDPSRLYCHPQGLQDCVGDLLQPFQGDPIDMVAGIDAMGFILGAAAAAVLQKGFLAIRKAGHLCVQTLAQPYTDYSGREKVMEVRTDAISPGVAAICIEDSEGGRWIRERYKCAHCVPPILQPRFDRHQFGWD
- the LOC134518404 gene encoding adenine phosphoribosyltransferase-like isoform X1, whose translation is MDLCHVPTTREKGWYLALMAPNVKGRNYAWLDPSRLYCHPQGLQDCVGDLLQPFQGDPIDMVAGIDAMGFILGAAAAAVLQKGFLAIRKAGHLCVQTLAQPYTDYSGREKVMEVRTDAISPGLRILLVDQWVETGGTMRAAIQLVERLGGVVAGVAAICIEDSEGGRWIRERYKCAHCVPPILQPRFDRHQFGWD
- the PROCA1 gene encoding protein PROCA1 is translated as MRGAIRRPHGGGLRGAMCAPGLLCRLLLLLLLLLLAAAPGAAPGTGAAPPGRPRARRGLTYPGTLWCGAGSNADAYEQLGEHRDTDRCCRDHDHCQHVIHPFTARYGYRNLRWHTISHCDCDRRLKECLRRVNDTASRVVGQAFFNVIQVPCFEFAYKEECVEPYLYVWCKAYNTVAIAVPREPVLYEFGGELIDRAARPGGVPLSPPWSSTGGGAVPADHRARPKAAKKERKGKKKDKKKKGKGLKKKDPSENGELSHPAAALSVGQDPRAPLPDLGETANAVLSDALARESLGGEPSLAPPSPVPTASGKRRRKERNRKKRRKSQAEAEPGRELRP